One window of Flavobacteriales bacterium genomic DNA carries:
- the rnr gene encoding ribonuclease R translates to MPKKKKRRKVTKHSLQSQTLNILRKNPKNSFNYKQISKQLGLGDESSKLLIQVVLKELEENEKIISVNRGKYKLKSQSSVVEGIVDITASGNAYVAIENLNDDIFVHGKYLPNIVSGDRVEVFVFSSFNSRRSEGEIIGIIERNTHQFVGKLEISKNFAFVNIKNPKIHFDIYINSKEITNHNLKNGQLVVCNIDDWGDKRNNPSGTIKEVLGYPGEHHAEIYSILAEHNIDKTFDKSIEEKAKSISQTITKEEIKNRRDFRSITTFTIDPFDAKDFDDALSIQKLENGNYEIGIHIADVSHYVLENDSIDKEAQERATSVYLVDRVIPMLPEILSNNLCSLRPNEEKLCFSAVFEISIEGKIKNEWFGKTVILSDRRFNYEEAQERIETKEGDYSSELLILNNIAKLFRKERKNKGAISFHKVETKFKLDDDKNPISLFIKESKDAHKLIEEFMLLANRKVAEFIGKKSLPFVYRIHDTPNPEKLETLSFFLKSFGYKLQTENKNSIAQSMNKILMDVKGKDEASMIETLTIRTMAKAIYSTENIGHYGLAFNHYTHFTSPIRRYPDILIHRLLYHYLNNNSRVDKERIEKLCKHSSEMEIIASKAERDSIKYMQTVYISKFVGEKLDGIISGVTDFGIFVEVSNTNCEGLIRLKDIQSDFYTYDEQNYCIKGNQTNTVYRIGDKVNVKIRKVNIEKREINLILL, encoded by the coding sequence ATGCCAAAAAAAAAGAAAAGAAGGAAAGTAACTAAGCATAGTTTACAGTCTCAAACTTTGAATATTCTTAGAAAGAATCCTAAAAATTCTTTTAACTACAAACAGATTTCTAAACAATTAGGGTTAGGCGATGAATCCTCCAAATTATTGATACAAGTTGTGCTTAAAGAACTTGAAGAAAATGAAAAGATTATTTCTGTTAATAGAGGAAAATATAAATTAAAATCACAGTCTTCAGTAGTTGAAGGTATTGTAGATATTACAGCTTCTGGAAATGCATATGTGGCTATTGAAAATTTAAACGATGATATTTTTGTACACGGAAAATATCTTCCAAATATAGTTAGTGGAGATAGGGTAGAAGTTTTTGTTTTTTCTTCTTTTAACTCGAGACGATCAGAGGGTGAAATAATAGGAATTATCGAACGAAATACCCATCAATTTGTGGGTAAATTAGAAATATCTAAAAATTTTGCTTTCGTTAATATTAAAAATCCTAAAATACATTTTGATATTTATATAAATTCAAAAGAAATTACAAACCACAACTTAAAAAATGGTCAATTAGTGGTTTGTAATATTGATGATTGGGGCGATAAGCGAAACAATCCAAGTGGTACCATAAAAGAGGTGTTGGGTTATCCTGGAGAGCATCATGCCGAAATATATTCTATACTGGCAGAACATAATATTGATAAAACTTTTGATAAAAGTATAGAAGAAAAAGCTAAAAGTATTTCTCAAACTATTACAAAAGAAGAAATAAAAAATAGAAGAGATTTTAGATCTATCACTACATTTACTATAGACCCTTTTGATGCAAAAGATTTTGATGATGCCTTATCAATTCAAAAATTAGAAAATGGTAACTACGAAATTGGAATACATATAGCTGATGTTAGTCATTATGTATTAGAAAATGATAGTATTGATAAAGAAGCTCAAGAAAGAGCAACATCCGTATATCTTGTGGATAGAGTTATTCCTATGCTTCCAGAAATATTATCAAATAATTTATGTTCTCTCAGACCTAATGAGGAAAAATTATGTTTTTCTGCAGTTTTTGAAATAAGTATTGAAGGAAAAATTAAAAATGAATGGTTTGGTAAAACAGTTATACTATCTGATAGAAGATTTAACTATGAAGAGGCTCAGGAACGTATAGAAACTAAAGAAGGTGACTATTCTTCAGAGTTGTTAATATTAAACAACATAGCCAAACTATTTAGAAAAGAGAGAAAAAATAAAGGAGCTATATCATTCCATAAAGTAGAAACAAAATTTAAATTAGATGATGATAAAAATCCTATCTCTCTATTTATTAAAGAAAGTAAAGATGCTCATAAATTGATAGAAGAATTTATGCTTTTAGCTAACCGAAAAGTAGCTGAATTTATAGGTAAAAAATCACTTCCATTTGTTTATAGAATACACGATACTCCTAACCCAGAAAAATTAGAAACACTTAGTTTTTTCCTTAAGAGCTTTGGATATAAATTACAAACCGAAAACAAAAATAGCATTGCACAATCCATGAATAAAATACTTATGGATGTAAAAGGAAAAGATGAAGCCAGTATGATAGAAACTTTAACTATTAGAACAATGGCTAAAGCTATATATTCTACAGAAAATATTGGTCATTACGGATTAGCTTTTAATCATTATACCCATTTTACTTCACCAATTAGACGTTATCCAGATATATTGATTCATAGATTACTTTATCATTATCTAAATAATAACAGTAGAGTGGATAAAGAACGCATAGAAAAATTATGTAAACACTCTTCAGAAATGGAAATTATAGCTTCCAAAGCAGAACGTGATTCTATTAAGTATATGCAAACTGTATATATATCAAAGTTTGTTGGTGAAAAATTAGATGGTATAATATCTGGTGTAACAGACTTTGGAATTTTTGTAGAGGTCAGTAATACTAACTGTGAAGGATTAATACGACTAAAAGATATTCAAAGCGACTTTTACACTTACGATGAACAAAACTATTGCATAAAAGGTAATCAAACCAACACAGTTTATAGAATAGGAGATAAAGTAAATGTTAAAATAAGAAAAGTAAATATTGAGAAAAGAGAAATCAATCTTATATTATTATAA
- the rpiB gene encoding ribose 5-phosphate isomerase B — translation MDKKIGIACDHAGFEYKEKLVKLLENKGYSVTDYGCFNEESVDYPDYAHSLAKSLENNENTIGIQFCGSGNGINMSANKHQAIRSALCWETEIAELARLHNDANVCTMPARFISYQKAVEIVEVFLSTEFEGGRHQRRVDKISC, via the coding sequence ATGGATAAAAAAATAGGAATAGCATGTGATCATGCAGGTTTTGAATACAAAGAAAAGCTAGTTAAATTATTAGAAAATAAAGGATATTCAGTTACAGATTACGGCTGTTTTAATGAAGAAAGTGTAGATTATCCAGACTATGCTCACAGTCTAGCAAAATCACTAGAAAATAATGAAAATACAATAGGTATTCAATTTTGTGGTAGTGGAAATGGAATAAATATGAGTGCTAATAAACACCAAGCTATTCGCTCAGCTTTATGTTGGGAAACCGAAATAGCAGAACTTGCCCGCTTACATAATGATGCTAATGTATGTACTATGCCCGCTCGATTTATATCATATCAAAAAGCAGTAGAAATTGTTGAAGTATTTTTATCCACTGAATTCGAAGGCGGAAGACACCAAAGAAGAGTAGATAAAATAAGCTGTTAA